In Halovivax gelatinilyticus, the following are encoded in one genomic region:
- a CDS encoding branched-chain amino acid ABC transporter permease, producing MIELAVAVDPTTFTTAPAMTLWERTIGPLVDLGSDVRSGNTVLFTLLVQGILLGGIYGLVALGLTMIFGVMDVINFAHGAFLAIGMYFSYVVFTSFGLSPLVSLPLAFVALFVLGMAIERATIEPIIDAPAQSQIIITLGLWFIIEALIEIAFSPNPQSIHGSYGSFSIAGISIAEGRFYSLVVAVIAMVATWGFLYYTDMGRMIRGTADNRVGARYVGIDVRKINYTTFGIGAALAGVAGAAITMVRPFDPYTGEIYLINAFIVVVLGGLGSLPGAIVAGLIIGMVEVFGSYYYPRTMYQMLIFLIFIATLLLKPSGLFGSDHHE from the coding sequence ATGATCGAACTCGCCGTCGCCGTCGATCCGACGACGTTTACAACCGCACCGGCTATGACGCTGTGGGAGCGGACGATCGGCCCGCTGGTAGACCTCGGAAGCGACGTCAGAAGCGGGAACACGGTCCTGTTCACCCTGCTCGTCCAGGGGATCTTGCTGGGTGGCATCTACGGTCTCGTCGCGCTCGGATTGACGATGATCTTCGGTGTGATGGACGTCATCAACTTCGCCCACGGGGCGTTTCTCGCGATCGGCATGTACTTTTCGTACGTTGTGTTCACGTCGTTCGGTCTCTCACCGCTGGTTTCGCTTCCGCTCGCGTTCGTCGCGCTCTTCGTACTCGGCATGGCAATCGAGCGCGCGACGATCGAACCCATCATCGACGCGCCCGCCCAGAGCCAGATCATCATCACCCTCGGGCTCTGGTTCATTATCGAAGCGCTCATCGAAATCGCGTTCTCGCCGAACCCGCAGTCGATTCACGGCTCCTACGGTTCGTTCTCGATCGCCGGCATCTCGATCGCCGAGGGCCGGTTTTACTCGCTCGTGGTCGCCGTCATCGCGATGGTCGCAACCTGGGGCTTTCTCTACTACACTGACATGGGCCGGATGATCAGAGGGACGGCCGACAACCGCGTCGGTGCCCGCTACGTCGGCATCGACGTGCGAAAGATCAACTACACCACGTTCGGGATCGGCGCCGCGCTGGCCGGCGTCGCGGGGGCGGCGATCACGATGGTCAGACCGTTCGACCCGTACACGGGGGAGATCTACCTCATCAACGCGTTCATCGTCGTCGTCCTCGGCGGCCTCGGCTCGCTTCCGGGGGCGATCGTCGCCGGTCTCATCATCGGCATGGTCGAGGTCTTCGGCTCGTACTACTACCCGCGCACGATGTACCAGATGCTCATCTTCCTGATCTTCATCGCGACGCTGCTGTTGAAACCGTCCGGTCTCTTCGGGAGTGATCACCATGAGTAG
- a CDS encoding branched-chain amino acid ABC transporter permease has product MSSPLATLTARYHGLSDGRRGFVRGATGMGLLAALPVIISISVLGVSIDQWISMRMLVLTVIFAFAAQAWNVMSGYTGLFSFGHAVFFGTGAYATQLLLNDFGINPWIGMIVGAIIAMGIGLLIGWLTFRFEVEGHYFALTTFAFAELARHTVNNSPELNGPNGYFLPLPNEYASDYGLLAFQFRSDTEYYYVALAFLALMTLLAWQIKRSWIGLYMFAIREDEQAARSIGVPTYRYKMLGIAISGFFTAWAGAFWSMYFSSIRPGTVFDLFINVEVLLPAVIGGLGTVAGPIVGSFLITPLSEVLRQTIGVPGVDLIIYGILLVLIPIYTPRGIIFWPEKIRGVIRRRRTRGGDTDE; this is encoded by the coding sequence ATGAGTAGCCCGCTGGCCACGCTGACGGCACGCTATCACGGCCTGAGCGATGGTCGACGTGGATTCGTCCGCGGCGCTACGGGGATGGGGCTACTCGCCGCGCTCCCGGTGATAATCTCGATTAGCGTTCTCGGCGTCTCGATCGATCAGTGGATCTCGATGCGCATGCTGGTGTTGACGGTCATCTTCGCGTTCGCCGCCCAGGCATGGAACGTCATGTCGGGGTACACCGGCCTCTTCTCGTTCGGACACGCCGTCTTCTTCGGGACCGGCGCCTACGCGACCCAGTTGCTGTTGAACGACTTCGGGATCAATCCGTGGATCGGGATGATCGTCGGTGCGATCATCGCGATGGGGATCGGCCTCCTGATCGGGTGGCTCACGTTCCGGTTCGAAGTCGAGGGTCACTACTTCGCGTTGACCACCTTCGCGTTCGCCGAACTCGCCCGCCACACCGTCAACAACTCACCAGAGCTGAACGGACCGAACGGCTACTTCCTGCCGCTTCCGAACGAGTACGCGTCCGACTACGGGTTGCTCGCCTTCCAGTTCCGGTCGGACACGGAGTACTACTACGTCGCGCTCGCGTTCCTGGCGCTGATGACGCTGCTCGCCTGGCAGATCAAGCGCTCGTGGATCGGCCTGTACATGTTCGCGATCAGAGAAGACGAGCAGGCGGCCCGAAGTATCGGGGTGCCGACCTACCGGTACAAGATGCTGGGGATCGCCATCAGCGGCTTCTTCACCGCCTGGGCCGGCGCGTTCTGGAGCATGTACTTTTCGAGCATTCGTCCCGGAACGGTCTTCGACCTCTTCATCAACGTCGAGGTGCTCCTTCCGGCCGTGATCGGCGGACTCGGGACGGTGGCCGGCCCGATCGTGGGCTCGTTCCTGATAACGCCGCTCTCGGAGGTGCTTCGTCAGACGATCGGCGTTCCCGGCGTCGATCTGATCATCTACGGGATCTTGCTCGTCTTGATCCCGATCTACACGCCGCGAGGGATCATCTTCTGGCCGGAGAAGATCCGCGGCGTGATTCGCCGTCGCCGAACCCGGGGAGGTGACACCGATGAGTAA
- a CDS encoding ABC transporter ATP-binding protein, translating to MSNGTTDTRAVSSEETTGETILRTEGLTKHFGGLTALSDVDVHIDAGEIVGLIGPNGAGKTTLFHCISGVHTPSEGRVWLHGEEITTAPSERIANAGLTRTFQHTRPIEELTVLENVMIGAHTSEKRRSKARETARSWLEFVDLADHADESAGDLTVGSQKIMELARALATEPELILVDEIMAGLTPSEKNDILDIFERIRANGTSLVVIEHDLAAMFRISDRVIVLDQGGVLSTGTPEEIQTDQAVIDSYIGEYDA from the coding sequence ATGAGTAACGGAACAACCGACACGAGAGCCGTATCGAGCGAGGAGACGACCGGCGAGACCATCCTTCGAACGGAGGGGCTTACGAAGCACTTCGGCGGGCTAACGGCGCTCTCGGACGTCGACGTTCACATCGACGCCGGCGAAATCGTCGGCTTGATCGGACCGAACGGCGCCGGAAAGACGACGCTCTTTCACTGTATCAGCGGCGTTCATACGCCCTCCGAGGGACGCGTCTGGCTCCACGGTGAGGAGATCACGACCGCTCCGTCCGAACGCATCGCGAACGCCGGACTGACCCGGACCTTCCAGCACACACGTCCGATCGAGGAACTGACTGTACTCGAGAACGTGATGATCGGCGCGCACACGAGCGAAAAGCGCCGGTCGAAAGCGAGAGAGACAGCGCGTTCGTGGCTCGAATTCGTCGATCTGGCCGACCACGCGGACGAATCGGCCGGCGATCTCACCGTCGGTAGCCAGAAGATCATGGAACTGGCTCGCGCCCTGGCGACCGAACCCGAACTGATCCTCGTCGACGAGATTATGGCCGGATTGACGCCGAGTGAGAAGAACGACATCCTCGACATCTTCGAGCGGATTCGGGCGAACGGGACGAGTCTCGTCGTGATCGAACACGACCTCGCAGCGATGTTCCGGATCAGCGACCGTGTCATCGTTCTCGATCAGGGAGGCGTCCTCTCGACGGGAACGCCCGAGGAGATTCAGACGGATCAGGCGGTTATCGACAGTTACATCGGTGAGTACGATGCGTGA
- a CDS encoding ABC transporter ATP-binding protein produces MREQSQTDVESRPPDQSLLSMENVVSGYGDVMILDEVSLRIDAGEIVALIGSNGVGKSTTTKTIGGFIPTRSGEIHFDGERIDGLDPSEIVERGIVQVPERRELFTGMSVEENLLLGGLSSEAKEKREETLERVYEIFPKLAKRTDQRAGTMSGGEQQMLALARAFMAHPRLVILDEPSMGLAPKIIEDVFDAIRQFHDEGITVFIIEQNIAQTLELAERGYVMENGRIVMEGSGDELLENDEVVERYLGM; encoded by the coding sequence ATGCGTGAACAATCCCAGACCGACGTGGAGAGTCGCCCCCCAGACCAGTCGCTGCTTTCGATGGAGAACGTCGTCTCCGGCTACGGTGACGTAATGATCCTAGACGAGGTGTCGCTGCGAATCGACGCCGGCGAGATCGTCGCGCTGATCGGCTCGAACGGCGTCGGTAAGTCGACCACGACCAAGACGATCGGCGGATTCATCCCGACCCGCTCCGGCGAGATCCACTTCGACGGTGAGCGCATCGACGGGCTCGACCCGTCGGAGATCGTCGAGCGCGGGATCGTCCAGGTGCCAGAGCGCCGTGAACTGTTCACCGGTATGAGCGTCGAGGAGAACCTGTTACTCGGCGGTCTCTCTTCGGAGGCGAAAGAAAAACGCGAGGAGACGCTCGAACGCGTCTACGAGATCTTCCCGAAACTCGCAAAGCGGACCGACCAGCGAGCGGGCACGATGAGTGGCGGCGAACAGCAGATGCTCGCACTCGCCCGGGCGTTCATGGCACACCCGCGCCTGGTGATCCTCGACGAACCATCGATGGGGCTGGCCCCGAAGATCATCGAGGACGTCTTCGACGCCATCAGACAGTTCCACGACGAGGGGATTACCGTCTTCATCATCGAGCAGAACATCGCTCAGACGTTAGAACTCGCAGAACGCGGCTACGTTATGGAGAACGGCCGCATCGTGATGGAGGGATCCGGCGACGAACTGCTTGAGAACGACGAGGTCGTCGAGCGCTACCTCGGCATGTGA
- a CDS encoding helix-turn-helix domain-containing protein, with translation MTRSRRKRIERHLEPDDLDARLVAADDPELVRRLCFVKNLYHGDTLAEAAARVGASQPTASRWTERWNADGPDGLVPDDRPGRPPRLDDGQRAKIEARLAEEPSMTGPELRAHIAEAFGVSYHPQYVYELRRELLPGEASHSDDC, from the coding sequence ATGACCCGGTCACGTCGGAAACGTATCGAACGTCACCTCGAGCCGGACGACCTCGACGCGCGGTTGGTCGCGGCGGACGATCCCGAGCTGGTTCGCCGACTCTGTTTCGTCAAGAACCTCTACCACGGCGATACGCTCGCCGAAGCAGCGGCTCGCGTCGGCGCCTCACAACCGACGGCCAGCCGGTGGACCGAGCGCTGGAACGCGGACGGGCCGGACGGACTCGTTCCGGACGACCGGCCCGGCCGACCGCCGAGGCTCGATGATGGACAACGGGCTAAGATCGAGGCGCGTCTCGCGGAGGAGCCATCGATGACGGGCCCGGAGCTTCGGGCCCACATCGCCGAGGCGTTCGGCGTCTCGTATCACCCACAGTACGTCTACGAGCTCCGACGAGAACTCCTGCCGGGCGAGGCCAGCCATAGCGACGATTGCTGA
- a CDS encoding NAD-dependent epimerase/dehydratase family protein — MHVAVTGGTGFIGSHLSRRLADAGHEVIVVSRGATDAPDRLDADGISLVEAAVDDQEALEAAFSAASAVAHLAGIAFERGDQTFERVHVEGTRAVLEAARATDVDRLALSSFLKARPDAGSAYHETKWASEQLIRASPIEHTVCKIGLTYGPGDHVLTQVSRTLATVPVFGLVGRSEKRMRPVAVSDVVGVLVAALSDRRLADRTVPVVGPETLTLETFVRRIGRAIDREPRTVRLPIAAHRLLARMQELTMETPATGRSQVQMLAEGLCTPEPAGSWTALPSDIEPSRRPTEDRLGAAIGEVRRFGLSDRR, encoded by the coding sequence ATGCACGTTGCGGTCACCGGCGGAACGGGATTCATCGGCTCGCACCTGAGCCGGCGTCTCGCGGACGCCGGTCACGAGGTAATCGTCGTCTCGCGCGGCGCGACCGACGCCCCGGACCGACTCGACGCTGACGGCATCTCCCTCGTCGAGGCGGCCGTCGACGACCAAGAGGCGCTGGAGGCGGCGTTTTCGGCGGCTTCGGCCGTCGCCCACCTCGCCGGCATCGCGTTCGAGCGCGGCGACCAGACGTTCGAACGCGTCCACGTCGAGGGAACGCGGGCGGTGCTCGAGGCGGCGCGAGCGACTGACGTCGACCGGCTCGCCCTCTCGAGTTTTCTGAAGGCGCGACCGGACGCCGGCTCGGCGTACCACGAGACGAAGTGGGCGAGCGAGCAACTGATCCGGGCCTCGCCGATCGAACACACCGTCTGCAAGATCGGACTCACCTACGGACCGGGCGATCACGTCCTCACCCAGGTTTCGCGCACGCTCGCGACGGTTCCCGTCTTCGGCCTCGTCGGACGCTCCGAGAAGCGGATGCGGCCGGTGGCGGTCTCCGACGTCGTCGGCGTGCTCGTCGCCGCGCTCTCCGATCGCCGGTTGGCCGATCGGACGGTGCCGGTCGTCGGCCCGGAGACGCTCACGCTCGAGACGTTCGTCCGGCGAATCGGTCGGGCGATCGACCGCGAGCCCCGGACGGTTCGGCTTCCGATCGCCGCCCATCGACTGCTCGCCCGAATGCAAGAGCTGACGATGGAGACGCCGGCGACCGGTCGGTCACAGGTCCAGATGCTCGCAGAGGGACTCTGTACGCCCGAACCAGCCGGGTCGTGGACGGCGCTTCCGTCCGACATCGAGCCGTCGCGGCGGCCGACCGAGGATAGACTCGGCGCGGCGATAGGCGAGGTTCGACGGTTCGGACTGAGCGACCGCCGGTGA
- a CDS encoding regulatory P domain-containing protein codes for MNRRRVLSGTAGALSLALAGCTGGDDANDDGDTGDDGGSTPSPDRPDHARSGEGVAGRIDPLGHATGSSDAFYTYGAISPDGEWGVLGGFPTDRSDIASTLVDLDDLEEPAIAHGLETADPATRTNAVEFDAHEDGLYYRSQEGSIEGIEVVDFGWRDGSPEEPEIVASLETPNTGVHRLTTHPTEPVIYLVDHVSNTDTGVFTVDVSSPDAPEIVDQVGPTGGCHDVEYDPVRDVVHAAYIHGAAEGYVIYDASDPYDLQVLGQFEYDDQPDYTALGEPGFEHCHQAGYDPERDLAVIGDETQTGMPGGKHVFDIGWDEGSLEDPQPIGFTHSPDAREMATNESFWWTTHFHDVVPRGDETLLVDGGYRQGAWVCNLTDPREPTPTERIATVSGASDLSGDADNSIGIASPPFAWGATYNEARDVVFVSDSLTGAYTLSLSDDEARGAEGRGPDGHYDSEAVQEDDLETVANGEHGF; via the coding sequence GTGAACCGACGACGCGTGCTCTCCGGGACCGCCGGTGCGCTCTCGCTCGCGCTGGCGGGGTGTACCGGTGGAGACGACGCGAACGATGATGGCGATACAGGTGACGACGGCGGCTCGACGCCGTCGCCCGACCGACCCGACCACGCCCGATCCGGCGAGGGCGTCGCCGGCCGGATCGACCCCCTCGGCCACGCGACCGGGAGTTCGGACGCGTTCTACACCTACGGCGCGATCAGCCCCGACGGCGAATGGGGCGTCCTTGGCGGCTTCCCGACCGATCGGAGCGACATCGCCAGCACGCTCGTCGACCTGGACGACCTCGAAGAACCCGCGATCGCTCACGGGCTGGAGACGGCCGATCCGGCCACCAGGACGAACGCCGTCGAGTTCGACGCACACGAGGACGGGCTCTACTATCGATCTCAGGAAGGATCGATAGAAGGGATCGAAGTGGTCGACTTCGGCTGGCGCGACGGCTCGCCCGAGGAACCAGAGATCGTCGCCTCGCTCGAGACGCCGAATACGGGCGTCCACCGGCTGACGACCCACCCGACGGAACCGGTCATCTACCTCGTCGACCACGTGTCGAACACGGATACCGGCGTGTTCACCGTCGACGTGAGTTCGCCCGACGCCCCCGAAATCGTCGATCAGGTCGGTCCGACCGGCGGCTGTCACGACGTCGAGTACGATCCCGTTCGCGACGTGGTCCACGCGGCGTACATCCACGGGGCGGCCGAGGGGTACGTCATCTACGACGCGTCGGATCCGTACGACCTGCAGGTGCTCGGACAGTTCGAATACGACGACCAGCCGGATTACACGGCCCTCGGCGAACCGGGGTTCGAACACTGTCACCAGGCCGGTTACGACCCGGAACGCGATCTGGCGGTCATCGGCGACGAGACGCAGACGGGGATGCCCGGCGGTAAGCACGTTTTCGACATCGGCTGGGACGAGGGCTCGCTAGAGGATCCACAACCCATCGGCTTTACCCACTCGCCGGACGCCCGAGAGATGGCGACGAACGAATCGTTCTGGTGGACGACGCACTTTCACGACGTCGTCCCGAGGGGAGACGAGACGCTGTTGGTCGACGGCGGCTACCGCCAGGGGGCGTGGGTCTGCAACCTCACCGATCCGCGCGAACCGACGCCGACGGAGCGCATCGCCACCGTCTCCGGTGCGAGCGACCTCTCGGGGGACGCCGACAATTCGATCGGCATCGCCTCCCCGCCGTTCGCCTGGGGCGCGACGTACAACGAGGCGCGCGACGTCGTCTTCGTCAGCGACAGCCTCACCGGCGCCTACACGCTCTCGCTCTCCGACGACGAGGCCCGCGGCGCCGAGGGTCGCGGCCCCGACGGCCATTACGACAGCGAAGCCGTGCAAGAAGACGACCTGGAGACCGTCGCGAACGGCGAGCACGGGTTTTGA
- a CDS encoding DUF6789 family protein, whose product MVVVTDLVRRQLGVSSDEVPLGDSSSRLARVRSASLRGLQAGFVATLIMTAFRLPIMRSLPPSAHFWSRYVGGGEPDDHQVAGIALHLVYGTSAGAVFGGLFALQDAEEAIEPEQRGLLWGSVFGMGLSAFGSQIMLKELLGLELDADELALFHAAHLVYGLALGAWVGSRTEGVEDPDEEYEYGDPGESSDQLRERGVDLFSRFGLSSL is encoded by the coding sequence ATGGTCGTCGTTACGGATCTCGTTCGTCGTCAGCTTGGAGTATCGAGCGACGAGGTACCCCTTGGTGACTCGTCGTCGCGGCTGGCTCGCGTTCGTTCGGCGAGTCTCCGCGGGCTACAGGCGGGCTTCGTCGCCACGCTGATCATGACGGCGTTTCGCCTCCCGATCATGCGCTCGCTTCCGCCCTCCGCGCACTTCTGGTCGAGGTACGTCGGCGGTGGAGAACCGGACGACCACCAGGTCGCCGGGATCGCTCTCCACCTCGTCTACGGGACGAGCGCGGGTGCGGTCTTCGGCGGCCTGTTCGCGCTCCAAGATGCTGAGGAGGCGATCGAGCCCGAGCAGCGCGGGCTGCTCTGGGGGTCGGTGTTCGGCATGGGCCTCTCCGCGTTCGGCTCACAGATCATGTTAAAGGAGCTGCTCGGCCTCGAACTCGACGCGGACGAACTCGCGCTCTTTCACGCGGCACACCTCGTCTACGGGCTCGCGCTGGGCGCGTGGGTCGGCTCGCGCACCGAAGGCGTCGAGGATCCCGACGAGGAGTACGAGTACGGCGATCCCGGCGAGTCGAGCGATCAGCTCCGAGAACGAGGGGTAGACTTATTTTCCCGGTTCGGGTTATCGAGTTTGTGA
- a CDS encoding twin-arginine translocase subunit TatC has protein sequence MPDERDESTADDGPGEPQETTTPAADGGEDESPDISGDGLSYGGSDASDGDGVPDDNTDNESDEAPTASADHSEAERTEPSDDAAEPEDEEVEPEDEAAEPEDDAAEPEADLEVRDESDLSQAELAERIPDRKEGGLPTVDDGGISKPPDDQEMPLADHIEEMISRLAIVLLFAATGTTIGILWASDAIAIIWEQAIPQADEWPAHIYHPLELWLTRIKVAGLLGVMVALPMFVYQCYRFMKPGLYPHERKYYLAAVPTSVVLAAIGMALSYLLVLPFLFEYFTFYSEGSAEIHYALGETFNLVITLTAFLAVVFQIPLLIMMAIMMGVTTRRWLAEKRLYFWAAFAGLAFIFTIDPTAMAAGIVAVIMIILFEGTLLVLKWAGVE, from the coding sequence ATGCCGGACGAGCGGGACGAGTCGACGGCCGACGACGGCCCCGGCGAGCCGCAGGAGACGACGACGCCCGCAGCCGACGGAGGCGAAGACGAATCTCCAGATATCAGCGGTGACGGACTGTCCTACGGCGGGAGTGACGCGAGCGACGGCGATGGAGTTCCGGACGACAACACGGATAACGAGTCGGACGAAGCGCCAACGGCGTCGGCCGATCACAGCGAAGCCGAGCGGACGGAACCGTCAGACGATGCGGCCGAACCAGAAGACGAGGAGGTCGAACCAGAAGACGAGGCGGCCGAACCAGAAGACGATGCGGCCGAACCAGAAGCCGACCTCGAAGTTCGGGACGAATCGGATCTCTCGCAGGCGGAACTCGCCGAGCGCATTCCGGACCGAAAAGAAGGCGGGCTTCCGACGGTCGACGACGGCGGCATCTCGAAGCCGCCGGACGACCAGGAGATGCCGCTGGCCGACCACATCGAGGAGATGATCTCGCGGCTCGCGATCGTCCTCCTCTTCGCGGCGACCGGAACGACCATCGGCATCCTCTGGGCGTCGGATGCGATCGCCATCATCTGGGAGCAGGCGATCCCGCAGGCCGACGAGTGGCCCGCACACATCTACCACCCGCTGGAGCTGTGGCTGACCCGGATCAAGGTGGCCGGCCTGCTCGGAGTGATGGTCGCCCTGCCGATGTTCGTCTACCAGTGTTACCGCTTCATGAAGCCGGGGCTGTACCCCCACGAGCGCAAGTACTACCTCGCGGCCGTCCCGACGAGCGTCGTGCTGGCGGCCATCGGAATGGCGCTGTCGTACCTGCTCGTCCTACCGTTCCTGTTCGAGTACTTCACGTTCTACTCGGAAGGCAGCGCCGAGATCCACTACGCGCTCGGCGAGACGTTCAACCTCGTCATCACGCTCACCGCATTTCTCGCCGTCGTCTTCCAGATTCCGCTGCTCATCATGATGGCGATCATGATGGGCGTCACGACGCGGCGGTGGCTCGCCGAGAAGCGACTGTACTTCTGGGCGGCGTTCGCCGGGCTGGCGTTCATCTTCACGATCGATCCGACGGCGATGGCCGCCGGCATCGTCGCCGTCATCATGATCATCCTCTTCGAGGGGACGCTGCTCGTCCTGAAGTGGGCCGGCGTGGAGTAG
- a CDS encoding twin-arginine translocase subunit TatC, with amino-acid sequence MSSVVDEDTARAVNSGRETIGGMLSAAQSDLQKIFIVFVIGFIGTFYALRVWIWDFLEATATARMGPELVEATDIITRTPFEVILLQAKIGLLFGALLAIPAFIYYSRDAIKRRGIESVVPLSRWYLVGFVIASFSLFAIGVFYAYAIFFPYAFLFLGEVAHNAGVKPSWGITEFTEFVALLTISFGLAAQLPLFMGAFSYTEIVPYETFRDKWRHAIVGITCFGALFSPPDPFTLIMWAAPLVILYAFSLGLAKLIANTRRRGAAEVGSGVAHVKRRTLQFTALVAVAFALIAAALAAGAREWLATEVGPQMPGYLWPDEPTYLDVLVIEHGTLGLVAAALIIAVSIGFAILLVLTLQVLRTPVYPRESQLLMAETADDIDFDVLDAADVDRVPAPVFTSMTEDEMMDVARDALHEDQREKAQAIIDRFDGLHGGDDVDAAASAAGTAAATAEASGDDEGGLFASTAAGVLDPFTEEETTEDDIGGYAYDLAFIFNSLTSRLIYLVGLFMAVLAGSFFWLYAGGIGYILAVFVRRVPDSILYEVAQENDADVSLEEIRAAETNQELITLIQDLDFVIALHPVEVLIFIVKVSTLAAIIAVLPLVLYYAWPAAKERGLVRGDRRLFIVWGGSLFGGFVLGTFLGFFYIAPGVISYLITDAVSNDMVVSYRIKSFFWLVIFTTVGVGFLMNIVVTMALFHVGNIVSYRSMLRYWRPAVVGIFAFAAVVSPRGLLTMLAFAIPIALTYVIGLLVLYVLTAGGRLFGGGGGSTEDVSEPPAGAEVSE; translated from the coding sequence ATGAGTAGCGTCGTCGACGAGGACACCGCCCGTGCCGTCAACTCCGGCCGGGAGACGATCGGAGGGATGCTGTCTGCGGCCCAGTCCGACCTCCAGAAGATCTTCATCGTCTTCGTGATCGGCTTTATCGGCACCTTCTACGCGCTCCGCGTCTGGATCTGGGACTTCCTCGAGGCGACGGCGACGGCCCGGATGGGTCCCGAACTCGTCGAGGCGACCGACATCATCACCCGGACGCCGTTCGAGGTCATCCTCTTGCAGGCGAAGATCGGCCTCCTCTTCGGCGCGTTACTCGCAATTCCGGCCTTCATCTACTACTCGCGGGACGCGATCAAGCGCCGCGGAATCGAGAGCGTCGTCCCGCTCTCGCGGTGGTACCTCGTCGGGTTCGTCATCGCCTCGTTCTCCCTGTTCGCCATCGGCGTCTTCTACGCCTACGCCATCTTCTTTCCCTACGCCTTCCTCTTTCTCGGCGAAGTCGCGCACAACGCCGGCGTCAAACCCAGCTGGGGCATCACGGAGTTCACCGAGTTCGTCGCCCTGCTGACCATCTCGTTCGGTCTCGCCGCCCAGCTGCCGCTGTTCATGGGCGCCTTTTCCTACACGGAGATCGTTCCCTACGAGACCTTCCGCGACAAGTGGCGCCACGCGATCGTCGGGATCACCTGTTTCGGCGCGCTGTTCTCGCCGCCGGACCCGTTCACCCTCATCATGTGGGCCGCCCCGCTCGTGATCCTCTACGCGTTCAGTCTGGGACTCGCGAAGCTGATCGCCAACACGCGACGCCGCGGGGCGGCCGAGGTGGGAAGCGGCGTCGCCCACGTGAAACGCCGAACGCTCCAGTTTACGGCGCTGGTCGCCGTCGCCTTCGCGCTCATCGCCGCGGCGCTCGCCGCCGGGGCGCGCGAGTGGCTGGCGACCGAGGTCGGCCCGCAGATGCCCGGCTACCTCTGGCCGGACGAGCCGACCTATCTCGACGTGCTGGTGATCGAACACGGCACGCTCGGACTCGTCGCCGCGGCGCTGATCATCGCGGTCTCGATCGGCTTCGCCATCCTGCTGGTGTTGACGTTGCAGGTACTCCGGACGCCGGTCTACCCGCGCGAGAGCCAGCTGCTGATGGCCGAGACCGCAGACGACATCGACTTCGACGTCCTCGACGCGGCTGACGTCGACCGCGTGCCGGCGCCGGTGTTTACGAGCATGACGGAAGACGAGATGATGGACGTCGCCCGCGACGCGCTCCACGAGGACCAGCGCGAGAAGGCACAGGCCATCATCGACCGCTTCGACGGCCTGCACGGGGGCGACGACGTCGACGCGGCTGCGAGCGCCGCCGGCACGGCGGCCGCGACGGCCGAGGCATCCGGCGACGACGAGGGCGGGCTGTTCGCGAGCACGGCCGCCGGCGTCCTCGATCCGTTCACCGAAGAGGAGACGACCGAAGACGACATCGGGGGCTACGCCTACGACCTCGCCTTCATTTTCAACAGCCTCACGTCGCGGCTAATCTACCTCGTCGGCCTGTTCATGGCTGTCCTCGCCGGCTCGTTCTTCTGGCTCTACGCCGGCGGGATCGGCTACATCCTCGCCGTGTTCGTCCGCCGCGTCCCCGATTCGATCCTCTACGAGGTCGCCCAGGAGAACGACGCTGACGTCTCTCTCGAAGAGATCCGAGCCGCCGAGACGAATCAGGAACTCATCACCCTCATCCAGGACCTGGACTTCGTCATCGCCTTACACCCCGTCGAAGTGCTCATCTTCATCGTGAAGGTGTCGACGCTGGCGGCGATCATCGCTGTCCTCCCGCTCGTCCTCTACTACGCCTGGCCGGCCGCGAAGGAGCGTGGGCTCGTTCGCGGTGACCGCCGGCTGTTCATCGTCTGGGGCGGCTCGCTGTTCGGCGGGTTCGTCCTGGGGACGTTCCTAGGATTCTTCTACATCGCACCGGGGGTCATCTCGTATCTGATCACCGACGCGGTGAGCAACGACATGGTGGTTTCCTACCGGATCAAGAGCTTCTTCTGGCTCGTCATCTTCACCACCGTCGGCGTCGGTTTCCTGATGAACATCGTCGTCACGATGGCGCTGTTTCACGTCGGCAACATCGTCTCCTACCGGTCGATGCTTCGCTACTGGCGGCCGGCGGTCGTCGGCATCTTCGCCTTTGCCGCCGTCGTCAGCCCGCGCGGGCTGCTGACGATGCTCGCGTTCGCGATCCCGATCGCACTCACCTACGTGATCGGCCTGCTCGTCCTCTACGTCCTCACTGCAGGCGGCCGACTCTTCGGGGGTGGCGGCGGCTCGACCGAAGACGTTTCGGAGCCACCCGCGGGAGCCGAGGTGAGCGAGTGA